A DNA window from Christiangramia salexigens contains the following coding sequences:
- a CDS encoding SufE family protein, producing MTIQEKQQEVVDEFSMFDDWMQRYEYMIELGKSLPLIDDKYKIDENLIKGCQSKVWVHAELEGDQLVFTADSDAIITKGIVAILIRVFSNQHPSQIIEADTKFIDDIGLKEHLSPTRANGLVSMIKQLKMYAVAYQTQLN from the coding sequence ATGACGATACAGGAAAAACAACAGGAAGTAGTCGATGAGTTTTCAATGTTCGACGACTGGATGCAACGCTACGAATACATGATCGAGCTGGGTAAATCCTTGCCTTTGATCGATGATAAGTATAAGATTGATGAAAACCTTATAAAAGGTTGCCAGAGCAAGGTATGGGTACATGCCGAACTGGAAGGGGATCAACTCGTATTTACAGCCGACAGTGATGCTATTATCACTAAAGGAATCGTAGCAATTTTAATAAGGGTATTTTCCAATCAGCATCCTTCTCAGATCATAGAAGCTGATACAAAGTTTATCGACGACATTGGTTTAAAGGAGCATCTATCTCCAACCAGAGCCAATGGGTTGGTAAGTATGATCAAACAACTAAAAATGTATGCGGTGGCATATCAAACCCAATTGAATTAA
- a CDS encoding DUF59 domain-containing protein, which produces MEEEINTQEMGEKIVKVLKTIYDPEIPVDIYELGLIYDVMVSTDHDVKILMTLTTPNCPVAETLPLEVEERVKSLDSVKDCEVEITFDPPWSQDLMSEGAKLELGLL; this is translated from the coding sequence ATGGAAGAGGAAATAAACACTCAGGAAATGGGAGAAAAGATCGTTAAGGTTTTAAAAACTATTTACGATCCTGAGATCCCGGTAGATATCTATGAATTAGGTCTTATTTATGATGTTATGGTAAGTACAGACCATGATGTTAAGATCCTGATGACCTTAACAACTCCAAACTGTCCTGTGGCAGAAACCTTGCCTTTAGAGGTTGAGGAAAGAGTGAAAAGCCTGGATTCGGTTAAGGACTGTGAGGTAGAGATCACTTTTGATCCACCATGGAGTCAGGATCTGATGAGTGAAGGAGCAAAATTAGAACTCGGACTTTTATAA
- the sufD gene encoding Fe-S cluster assembly protein SufD, translating into MELKDKLISSFFAFEEGLEPDNAIDSLRNEAIKEFENLGFPDKKDENWKYTSLNSVLKHDYSVFPKKEDTIDYRDIKKYLIHDIDTYDLVFIDGIFSSHLSQTTHDKIDVCLMSSALNKSKYRPVIDNYFNKVAPKSGLNSLNTAFAREGAFIHIHKNKLADKPIQIINFATGNESSLLLQPRNLVVVEENSQVQIIERHQSLTDHPVLTNSVTEIFADKRAIVDYYKIQNDNASASLIDNTFIDQKGESNVSVHTFSFGGKLTRNNLNFYQNGERIDSTMKGVTIIEDKQHVDHNTLVHHIEPNCESHQDYKGIFGDSSTGVFNGKVVVEKEAQKTNAYQANNNILANDKATINSKPQLEIFADDVRCSHGCTIGQLDEEALFYLQSRGIPRKEARGLLMYAFANNVLESVKIPEVKKRINKLIASKLEVELGFNL; encoded by the coding sequence ATGGAATTAAAAGATAAACTCATCTCATCATTTTTTGCCTTCGAAGAAGGCCTGGAACCCGATAATGCCATTGATAGCTTAAGAAATGAAGCTATTAAGGAATTTGAAAATTTAGGTTTCCCGGATAAAAAGGATGAGAACTGGAAATATACTTCGCTTAACTCTGTTCTTAAACATGATTATAGCGTATTTCCTAAGAAGGAGGATACTATAGATTATCGTGATATCAAGAAATATCTTATCCACGATATAGATACTTATGATCTTGTTTTTATAGATGGGATCTTTTCATCGCATCTTTCTCAAACCACTCACGATAAGATCGACGTGTGTTTAATGTCATCTGCTTTGAATAAAAGTAAGTATCGTCCTGTGATAGATAATTACTTCAATAAGGTGGCGCCAAAATCAGGATTAAATTCACTTAATACTGCTTTTGCAAGAGAAGGAGCATTCATTCATATCCACAAGAACAAACTTGCAGATAAACCGATCCAGATCATCAATTTTGCGACCGGAAATGAGTCATCGCTGCTTCTGCAGCCAAGAAACCTGGTTGTGGTTGAAGAAAATTCTCAGGTTCAGATCATAGAAAGACATCAAAGTCTTACAGATCATCCTGTTTTGACCAATTCTGTTACCGAGATCTTTGCAGATAAAAGAGCTATCGTGGACTATTATAAGATACAGAACGATAATGCTTCGGCTTCCCTTATAGATAATACATTCATCGATCAAAAAGGTGAAAGCAATGTATCTGTTCATACCTTCTCATTTGGTGGAAAACTTACGCGTAATAACCTGAACTTTTATCAGAATGGTGAGCGTATAGATTCAACCATGAAGGGAGTTACCATTATTGAGGATAAACAACATGTAGATCACAATACGCTTGTTCACCATATTGAGCCAAATTGCGAAAGTCACCAGGATTACAAAGGTATTTTTGGAGATAGTTCTACTGGTGTATTTAATGGTAAGGTGGTAGTTGAGAAAGAAGCTCAAAAAACAAACGCTTATCAGGCTAATAATAATATCCTTGCCAATGATAAAGCGACTATAAACTCTAAGCCTCAGTTGGAGATCTTTGCAGATGATGTGAGATGTAGCCACGGTTGTACCATAGGTCAGCTGGACGAAGAAGCTCTTTTTTATCTTCAGTCCCGTGGTATTCCGCGCAAAGAAGCCCGCGGATTATTGATGTATGCTTTCGCCAATAATGTATTGGAAAGTGTTAAGATCCCGGAGGTTAAAAAGAGAATCAATAAACTTATCGCTTCTAAACTGGAGGTAGAGCTAGGATTCAATTTATAA
- the sufC gene encoding Fe-S cluster assembly ATPase SufC has product MLTIKNLHASIEDKEILKGINLEIKPGEVHAIMGPNGSGKSTLSSVIAGREEYEMTDGEMSFEGEDLSEMDPEERAHKGVFLSFQYPVEIPGVSVTNFIKTAINAQRKAHGKEDMPANEMLKLIREKSEMLEMDRKFLSRSLNQGFSGGEKKRNEIFQMAMLNPKLSILDETDSGLDIDALKVVANGVNKLRSEDNAVLLITHYQRLLDYIVPDVVHVMVDGKIVKSGGKELAYELEERGYDWVKPEKAV; this is encoded by the coding sequence ATGCTTACAATTAAGAATTTACACGCCAGCATAGAAGATAAGGAGATCCTTAAAGGGATAAATCTTGAGATTAAACCGGGAGAAGTTCATGCGATCATGGGCCCTAACGGATCAGGGAAATCTACTTTATCTTCTGTAATTGCAGGGAGGGAAGAATATGAAATGACCGATGGAGAAATGAGCTTTGAAGGTGAGGACCTAAGCGAAATGGATCCGGAAGAAAGAGCTCATAAAGGAGTTTTTCTTTCTTTCCAGTATCCGGTAGAGATTCCTGGAGTTTCTGTAACCAACTTTATCAAAACCGCTATCAATGCGCAACGAAAAGCTCATGGTAAGGAAGATATGCCGGCTAATGAAATGTTGAAGCTTATCCGTGAAAAATCGGAAATGCTGGAGATGGACCGTAAGTTCTTATCGCGTTCACTTAACCAGGGTTTTTCAGGAGGAGAGAAAAAGCGTAATGAGATCTTCCAGATGGCAATGTTGAATCCAAAATTATCTATTCTGGATGAGACGGATTCTGGTTTAGATATCGATGCTCTTAAAGTTGTAGCAAATGGTGTTAACAAACTAAGAAGCGAGGATAATGCAGTTCTTCTTATTACTCACTACCAGAGATTATTGGATTATATCGTACCAGATGTGGTTCACGTAATGGTAGATGGTAAGATCGTAAAATCTGGAGGCAAAGAACTAGCATACGAACTTGAAGAAAGAGGATACGACTGGGTTAAGCCGGAAAAAGCAGTCTAA
- a CDS encoding aminotransferase class V-fold PLP-dependent enzyme has product MSQQTQTTTFEVEKIRKDFPILSRKVNGYPLVYFDNAATAQTPIQVIDVIVDYYSNYNANIHRGVHSLSQEATDKYEQARLKIQKHFNAEKSHEIIFTSGTTHGINLVANGFSALLKEGDEILVSAMEHHSNIVPWQMLCEKTGAKLRVIPMDEKGELIYSEFESLISEKTKLVFLNHVSNALGTVNPIKKIIDKAHSFGAAVLIDGAQAAPHIKADVQELDVDFYVVSAHKMFGPTGVGVLYGKEEWLEKLPPYQGGGEMIATVSFEKTTYAGLPHKFEAGTPNICGGIAFGAAIDYMNSIGFTEIAAYEHELLIYATEKLKEIEGMKIYGEASEKTAVISFNIEGLHPYDIGTLVDKMGIAVRTGHHCAQPIMDFFKIPGTVRASFAFYNTFHEIDLFIEAVKKAKMMLQ; this is encoded by the coding sequence ATGAGCCAGCAAACTCAAACTACGACTTTTGAGGTTGAAAAGATCCGTAAGGATTTTCCAATACTTAGCCGAAAGGTGAATGGTTATCCTTTGGTTTATTTTGATAATGCGGCAACGGCACAAACGCCTATACAGGTAATAGATGTGATCGTTGACTATTATTCCAATTATAACGCGAACATTCATCGCGGGGTACATTCTTTATCTCAGGAAGCTACAGATAAATATGAGCAGGCCAGGTTAAAGATCCAAAAGCATTTTAATGCTGAAAAATCTCACGAGATCATTTTTACATCCGGTACCACACATGGTATAAATCTGGTTGCAAATGGTTTTTCGGCTTTGCTGAAGGAGGGCGATGAGATCCTGGTTTCAGCTATGGAGCATCACTCCAATATTGTGCCTTGGCAAATGCTATGTGAAAAGACTGGAGCAAAGCTTAGGGTGATCCCAATGGATGAAAAAGGGGAATTGATCTATTCAGAATTTGAATCCCTGATTTCGGAAAAGACTAAACTGGTCTTTTTAAACCATGTGTCTAATGCCCTGGGAACTGTTAACCCAATAAAAAAGATCATAGATAAGGCGCACTCGTTCGGAGCTGCTGTTTTAATTGATGGGGCTCAGGCAGCACCTCATATTAAAGCGGATGTACAGGAACTTGATGTGGATTTTTATGTTGTTTCCGCTCATAAGATGTTTGGGCCTACAGGAGTGGGAGTTTTATATGGAAAAGAAGAGTGGTTGGAAAAGCTTCCTCCATATCAGGGAGGTGGCGAGATGATCGCTACTGTTTCTTTTGAAAAGACGACTTACGCTGGTTTGCCCCATAAATTCGAGGCCGGGACGCCTAATATTTGTGGAGGTATCGCCTTTGGCGCTGCGATAGATTATATGAATAGCATTGGCTTTACTGAAATTGCAGCTTACGAGCACGAATTGCTTATTTATGCCACCGAAAAACTGAAGGAGATCGAAGGAATGAAGATCTATGGGGAGGCAAGTGAAAAAACCGCTGTGATCAGCTTTAATATTGAAGGTTTGCATCCCTATGATATAGGAACCCTGGTAGATAAAATGGGTATAGCCGTTAGAACAGGACATCATTGTGCACAACCCATCATGGATTTCTTTAAGATCCCGGGAACCGTTAGAGCATCTTTTGCTTTTTATAATACCTTTCATGAAATTGATCTTTTTATCGAAGCTGTTAAAAAGGCTAAGATGATGCTTCAATAA
- a CDS encoding DUF3078 domain-containing protein, translating to MKKLLLIALCLGITGVGYSQQEKKKDSVPPNGWKTEGNVQLLFNQSAFNEEWTGGGTSSIAANLTLNYQFNYRKDDFTWDNRILANYGLTKVKDDDYARKTSDRLELNSIAGKEIDESNFYYSWFLNFRTQFDKGYKFSEDPDTGETIRTETTHFLSPAYLQTGPGIMWKKNDNFVFNLAPATARMIFVDDKFTSGLNYQDGQYFGVDAGKSMRFEFGASLSALASFEILENVNMENSLNLYSNYLDKPGNVDIDYLMNLEMGINKYLSANLLFQAIYDDNAVAAFQIREVFGVGINYGF from the coding sequence ATGAAAAAATTATTACTAATTGCGCTATGTCTCGGTATTACAGGCGTAGGCTATTCTCAACAGGAAAAAAAGAAAGATTCTGTACCGCCTAACGGTTGGAAAACAGAAGGGAATGTTCAATTGTTATTCAACCAGTCTGCCTTTAACGAGGAATGGACGGGTGGAGGAACTTCCAGCATTGCGGCGAACCTTACTTTGAATTATCAGTTTAATTATCGAAAAGACGATTTTACCTGGGATAACAGAATTCTTGCTAACTATGGTCTTACTAAAGTTAAGGATGATGATTACGCGAGAAAGACCAGCGACAGGCTTGAGCTTAATTCCATTGCGGGTAAGGAGATAGATGAATCCAATTTCTATTATTCCTGGTTTCTGAACTTCAGAACTCAGTTTGACAAAGGTTATAAATTTAGCGAGGATCCGGATACAGGTGAAACGATTAGAACCGAAACCACGCATTTTCTATCACCGGCCTACTTACAAACCGGCCCGGGGATCATGTGGAAGAAAAATGACAATTTCGTATTTAACCTTGCTCCGGCAACGGCGCGAATGATCTTTGTTGACGATAAGTTTACATCTGGTTTGAATTATCAGGATGGGCAATATTTTGGCGTGGATGCCGGGAAATCTATGAGATTCGAATTTGGTGCTTCTTTGAGCGCACTTGCCAGTTTTGAGATCCTAGAAAATGTAAATATGGAAAACTCACTTAATCTATATTCAAACTACCTGGACAAACCGGGAAATGTTGATATAGATTATTTGATGAACCTGGAAATGGGTATAAATAAATACCTTTCTGCTAACCTGCTATTCCAGGCGATCTATGATGATAATGCCGTAGCTGCATTTCAGATTCGTGAAGTATTTGGAGTTGGGATCAACTACGGATTCTAA
- the sufB gene encoding Fe-S cluster assembly protein SufB encodes MAYTEDDLKKELETKEYEYGFYTDIESDTFPVGLNEDIVRAISKKKEEPEWMTEWRLEAFRAWEEMIEPEWANVHYPKPDFQNISYYSAPNKKPKYESLDEVDPELLDTFKKLGISLDEQKKLAGVAVDVVMDSVSVTTTFKKTLAEKGIIFCSISEAIQEHPELVKKYLGTVVPKKDNFYAALNSAVFSDGSFCYIPKGVRCPMELSTYFRINQAGTGQFERTLVIADEDSYVSYLEGCTAPTRDENQLHAAVVELIALDGSEIKYSTVQNWYPGNKEGKGGVFNFVTKRGLCEKNAKISWTQVETGSAVTWKYPSCILKGDNSVGEFYSIAVTNNYQQADTGTKMIHLGKNTKSTIISKGISAGKSQNSYRGLVQINGRAQNARNFSQCDSLLMGNECGAHTFPYIEVKNKSAKVEHEATTSKIGEDQIFYCNQRGIDTEKAIALIVNGFSKEVLNKLPMEFAVEAQKLLEISLEGSVG; translated from the coding sequence ATGGCATATACTGAAGACGATTTAAAGAAGGAGCTCGAGACTAAAGAGTATGAGTATGGATTTTATACGGATATAGAATCTGATACTTTTCCCGTTGGTCTAAACGAAGATATTGTAAGAGCTATTTCTAAAAAGAAAGAAGAACCGGAGTGGATGACCGAATGGAGGCTTGAAGCCTTCCGCGCATGGGAAGAAATGATAGAGCCGGAATGGGCTAATGTACATTATCCAAAACCGGATTTTCAGAATATTTCCTATTATTCTGCTCCAAACAAGAAGCCTAAATACGAAAGTTTGGATGAGGTAGATCCTGAATTACTGGATACCTTTAAAAAGCTGGGAATCTCCTTGGATGAGCAGAAAAAACTTGCAGGAGTAGCTGTAGATGTGGTAATGGATTCAGTTTCCGTAACCACAACTTTTAAGAAGACTCTTGCTGAAAAAGGAATTATTTTCTGTTCTATTTCTGAAGCTATTCAGGAGCATCCTGAACTGGTGAAGAAATATCTGGGAACCGTAGTTCCAAAAAAGGACAATTTCTATGCTGCGCTTAACTCTGCAGTATTTAGTGATGGTTCTTTCTGTTATATTCCTAAGGGTGTAAGATGTCCAATGGAGTTATCTACTTATTTCAGAATTAATCAGGCGGGAACCGGACAGTTCGAAAGAACTCTTGTGATTGCAGATGAGGATAGCTACGTAAGTTATCTTGAAGGTTGTACTGCGCCAACTCGTGATGAAAATCAGCTTCACGCGGCGGTAGTGGAACTAATTGCGTTGGATGGTTCCGAGATTAAATATAGTACTGTTCAAAACTGGTATCCCGGAAATAAAGAAGGTAAAGGTGGGGTGTTCAACTTTGTGACCAAGCGTGGTCTATGTGAGAAGAACGCTAAGATTTCCTGGACTCAGGTTGAGACAGGTTCTGCTGTAACCTGGAAGTATCCTAGCTGTATCCTTAAAGGTGATAATTCAGTTGGAGAATTCTACTCAATTGCGGTAACCAATAATTATCAGCAGGCAGATACCGGAACTAAGATGATACACCTTGGTAAGAACACTAAGAGTACTATTATTTCCAAAGGTATTTCTGCAGGTAAGTCACAGAATTCATATCGTGGTCTTGTACAGATAAATGGTAGGGCGCAAAATGCGAGAAACTTTTCACAGTGTGATTCCCTCTTGATGGGTAACGAATGTGGAGCGCATACTTTCCCTTACATCGAGGTGAAGAACAAGAGTGCGAAGGTAGAACATGAGGCTACTACAAGTAAGATTGGAGAAGATCAGATCTTCTACTGTAACCAGAGAGGTATTGATACCGAAAAAGCGATCGCTTTGATCGTTAATGGATTCAGTAAGGAAGTATTGAATAAGCTTCCAATGGAATTCGCTGTGGAGGCTCAAAAATTACTGGAAATTTCACTTGAAGGATCTGTAGGATAA
- a CDS encoding DUF2480 family protein — translation MAEEIVNRVAQSKLVTFNLEDYYPKGERISFDLSHWLLEGFVLREKDFREQAKAHDWSQYRDAYVALYCSTDAIIPAWAYMLITSHLQEYAKKVIAGSLEDLESHLYQDVIEELDVSDLKDKPVIIKGCSNKPVPKNAYLFIINKLQPIVKSLMYGEACSSVPLYKQPKK, via the coding sequence ATGGCTGAAGAAATTGTAAATCGCGTAGCCCAGAGTAAACTCGTAACTTTTAATCTTGAGGATTATTATCCAAAAGGAGAGCGGATCTCCTTCGATTTAAGTCACTGGTTGCTTGAGGGTTTTGTTTTACGTGAAAAGGATTTCAGAGAGCAGGCTAAAGCACATGACTGGTCACAATACAGGGATGCTTATGTGGCGCTATATTGTTCTACGGACGCTATAATTCCTGCATGGGCCTATATGCTCATTACCAGTCACCTTCAGGAATACGCAAAAAAAGTAATTGCAGGTAGTTTAGAGGATCTTGAAAGTCATTTATATCAAGACGTGATAGAAGAGCTTGATGTTTCAGATCTTAAAGATAAGCCGGTGATAATCAAAGGCTGTTCAAATAAGCCTGTCCCAAAAAATGCTTATCTTTTCATTATCAACAAACTACAACCCATTGTAAAGAGTTTGATGTATGGCGAAGCCTGCTCATCGGTGCCTCTTTACAAACAACCAAAAAAATAA
- a CDS encoding alpha/beta fold hydrolase, whose translation MDNIKFKGANIYFEVTGEGHKTPLVLLHGFLEDLSIWRNIIPELADTRQIISIDLPGHGKSEAYGDVHNMGDMAEVVRDVLEELGLEKISIAGHSMGGYVGLEFLNKFPMLLESIMLINSTPQNDSAERIRIRERSVELVHQNKEAYLSMAIGNLFTKENRKRFSKEIEELKTRANEMSAESISAALTGMKIRTNLSYNLKKFDGQKMVLGGRLDPILDFSELKSLCRDIQAEFYALENGHMAYLEDVKKLTKIMHFID comes from the coding sequence ATGGATAATATAAAATTCAAAGGAGCGAATATATATTTTGAGGTAACCGGCGAGGGGCATAAAACACCTTTGGTCCTGCTTCATGGGTTTCTAGAAGACCTTAGTATCTGGAGAAATATTATACCGGAATTGGCGGACACGAGACAGATTATTTCTATTGACCTGCCCGGACATGGCAAGTCTGAGGCTTATGGAGATGTTCATAATATGGGAGACATGGCAGAAGTGGTTCGGGATGTCCTGGAAGAACTGGGGTTAGAGAAAATTAGTATTGCCGGACATAGTATGGGCGGGTATGTAGGTTTGGAATTTTTAAACAAATTTCCTATGCTATTGGAGAGCATTATGCTCATCAATTCTACGCCCCAAAATGATTCGGCGGAAAGAATAAGAATTAGAGAAAGATCTGTTGAACTTGTTCATCAAAATAAGGAGGCGTATTTATCTATGGCGATAGGTAATTTATTTACTAAAGAAAATCGCAAAAGATTCTCTAAAGAAATTGAAGAATTGAAAACCAGAGCTAACGAGATGAGTGCCGAAAGCATAAGCGCCGCTTTGACTGGTATGAAAATTCGTACAAATTTAAGTTATAACTTAAAAAAATTTGATGGGCAGAAGATGGTATTGGGTGGAAGATTGGACCCGATTCTGGATTTCAGTGAGTTAAAGAGCCTTTGCCGGGATATTCAGGCTGAATTTTATGCACTGGAAAACGGTCATATGGCCTATCTTGAAGATGTGAAAAAATTAACAAAGATTATGCATTTTATCGATTAA
- a CDS encoding HesB/IscA family protein yields the protein MIKVSEEAKRKISTLMSEEGFQVGTDYVRVGVKSGGCSGLSYELKFDKSMAEDDKVFEDNDVKIIVDKRSVLYLAGTILEFSGGLNGKGFVFNNPNAQRTCGCGESFSL from the coding sequence ATGATAAAAGTTAGCGAAGAGGCTAAAAGGAAGATTTCCACTCTTATGAGCGAAGAGGGTTTCCAGGTGGGGACAGACTATGTTCGCGTTGGAGTAAAGAGTGGTGGTTGTTCTGGTCTGTCTTATGAATTGAAATTCGATAAGTCAATGGCCGAAGACGATAAAGTCTTTGAAGACAATGATGTTAAAATTATTGTAGATAAACGCAGTGTGTTGTACCTGGCCGGAACTATCCTGGAATTTTCCGGAGGTTTAAACGGAAAAGGTTTTGTGTTTAATAACCCAAATGCGCAACGTACCTGTGGATGTGGTGAAAGTTTTTCACTATAA
- the hflX gene encoding GTPase HflX, which translates to MIEKTDLSFEKAVLIGIVTKEQNEEKLEEYLDELEFLTYTAGGEVIKRFTQRMDMPNPKTFIGTGKMEDVREFVKEHEIGAVIFDDELSPAQQKNIEKILKCKILDRTNLILDIFAQRAKTSYARTQVELAQYEYLLPRLAGMWTHLERQRGGIGMRGPGETEIETDRRIVRDKISLLKKKLETIDKQMEIQRGNRGQLVRVALVGYTNVGKSTLMNVISKSEVFAENKLFATLDTTVRKVVIRNLPFLLTDTVGFIRKLPTQLVESFKSTLDEVREADLLLHVVDISHPNFEDHIDSVNKILTEIETIGKPTIMVFNKIDAYEPEQIEEDDLITEKTSAHYSLKEWKKTWMNRMGDRVLFISALEKENMEHFRKKVYEAVREIHITRFPYNNFLYPEYDAYGDENQ; encoded by the coding sequence ATGATTGAAAAAACAGACCTATCCTTTGAAAAAGCTGTTCTGATTGGTATAGTTACCAAAGAACAAAATGAAGAAAAACTTGAAGAATATCTGGATGAACTTGAGTTTCTAACCTACACCGCAGGTGGAGAGGTTATAAAACGATTCACCCAGAGAATGGATATGCCCAATCCCAAAACCTTTATTGGTACCGGGAAGATGGAAGATGTAAGGGAGTTCGTTAAAGAACATGAAATAGGCGCTGTAATTTTTGATGATGAATTATCACCGGCACAACAAAAGAATATCGAGAAGATCCTTAAGTGCAAGATCCTTGATCGTACCAACCTGATATTGGATATTTTTGCTCAAAGAGCTAAGACTAGTTATGCGCGTACTCAGGTAGAACTTGCTCAATACGAATATTTGCTTCCCAGACTTGCCGGAATGTGGACTCACCTCGAAAGACAACGTGGGGGTATTGGTATGAGAGGTCCCGGGGAAACCGAGATCGAAACCGACCGTAGGATCGTTAGGGATAAAATTTCCCTGCTAAAGAAAAAGCTTGAGACCATAGATAAGCAAATGGAGATTCAGCGTGGAAACAGGGGGCAGCTTGTTAGGGTTGCGCTTGTTGGTTATACCAACGTTGGAAAATCCACTTTGATGAACGTGATAAGTAAGAGCGAGGTATTTGCAGAGAATAAATTATTTGCAACCCTGGATACGACCGTAAGAAAGGTGGTTATACGCAATCTTCCGTTTTTATTGACCGATACGGTTGGATTTATCCGAAAGCTTCCTACACAGCTTGTAGAGTCCTTTAAATCGACTCTTGATGAGGTGAGAGAAGCCGATCTTTTATTACACGTGGTAGATATTTCTCATCCTAACTTTGAAGATCATATAGATTCGGTTAATAAGATACTTACCGAGATTGAAACTATTGGAAAACCAACTATTATGGTGTTCAATAAGATAGATGCCTATGAGCCTGAGCAAATTGAGGAGGATGACCTTATAACCGAAAAGACTTCAGCTCATTACTCATTAAAGGAATGGAAAAAGACCTGGATGAACAGGATGGGAGACAGAGTCTTATTCATTTCGGCATTGGAGAAAGAGAATATGGAGCATTTCCGAAAAAAGGTTTATGAGGCGGTAAGGGAAATACATATTACCAGATTCCCTTATAACAACTTCCTTTATCCAGAATATGATGCTTATGGTGATGAAAACCAATAG
- the thiL gene encoding thiamine-phosphate kinase, with translation MFENSQESRTNLSELGEFGLIDHLTKNFSPKLESTVKAIGDDAAVLNFENKRTLVSTDLLVEGVHFDLSYTPLKHLGYKAVMVNLSDIYAMNAKATQVTVSIAVSNRFPVEALEELYAGIQLASKIYNVDVIGGDTTSSTSGLMISVTALGIAEEDEIVYRDGAKPNDLMVLTGDLGAAYMGLQVLEREKEVFKANPNAQPDLDEYTYLIERQLKPEARKDIAPLLKQLNVRPTSMIDISDGLSSEAIHLCKSSKVGANIFEEKIPLDPAVISVCEEFEIDSTMIALSGGEDYELLFTISQDDYDKIKGNPHLTVIGHMTEEKEGMHLITRANQKLPLIARGWNSMEDKQ, from the coding sequence ATGTTTGAGAATAGTCAGGAAAGCAGAACAAACCTTTCAGAATTAGGTGAATTTGGATTAATAGATCATCTTACCAAAAATTTCAGCCCTAAACTGGAATCCACTGTTAAGGCGATTGGTGATGACGCGGCCGTGCTAAATTTCGAAAATAAACGCACCCTGGTTAGTACCGATCTTTTAGTAGAAGGTGTTCATTTTGACCTTTCTTACACACCTCTCAAACACTTAGGTTATAAAGCCGTAATGGTGAATCTATCGGATATTTACGCGATGAATGCCAAGGCAACACAGGTTACTGTTTCTATTGCGGTTTCTAATAGATTTCCTGTTGAAGCACTGGAGGAATTATATGCAGGGATCCAGCTGGCATCAAAAATATATAATGTAGATGTTATTGGCGGTGATACCACATCCTCTACTTCTGGATTAATGATAAGTGTAACCGCTCTTGGTATAGCAGAAGAAGATGAAATAGTATACCGCGATGGAGCAAAACCTAATGATCTTATGGTACTAACCGGCGATCTGGGAGCTGCATACATGGGACTTCAGGTACTGGAAAGAGAAAAGGAGGTTTTTAAGGCTAATCCTAATGCTCAGCCAGACCTTGATGAATACACTTACCTGATAGAAAGGCAGTTAAAACCGGAAGCCAGAAAAGACATCGCTCCATTATTAAAACAACTGAATGTGAGACCTACATCTATGATAGATATTAGCGACGGACTCTCCTCTGAAGCAATTCACTTATGTAAGAGCTCTAAAGTAGGAGCAAATATTTTTGAGGAAAAAATCCCTCTAGATCCTGCGGTAATATCAGTATGCGAAGAATTTGAAATAGACAGCACCATGATCGCATTAAGCGGCGGTGAGGATTACGAACTTTTATTCACAATCTCACAGGACGATTATGATAAAATAAAAGGAAATCCACACTTAACTGTTATTGGTCATATGACCGAAGAAAAAGAAGGCATGCATTTAATTACCCGGGCCAATCAAAAACTTCCACTAATCGCAAGAGGTTGGAATTCCATGGAAGACAAACAGTAA